The following proteins are co-located in the Heteronotia binoei isolate CCM8104 ecotype False Entrance Well chromosome 8, APGP_CSIRO_Hbin_v1, whole genome shotgun sequence genome:
- the LOC132575807 gene encoding olfactory receptor 5T7-like, translated as MEPITGGNQTQVMEFIFLGFSGASKGHAFLFLVFLAIYFITIIGNTTIVTLIQLDSRLHSPMYFFLSHLSCLDVCYSSVTVPKILANFVSQKPTISYNQCMAQMFFLMTFAGSECALLAVMAYDRYAAICQPLRYSHLMSSQVRVPLAIFSWLWGILDSAIHTALTTNLSFCGANQIDHIFCDVPPLLKIACSDTYVNEMALHTASVFVGLSPFLLVAISYIYILSAILRIRSNMGRRKAFSTCASHVVVVIIYFGMANVNYNRPSAGYSLELDTLISTLYCIITPMLNPLIYSFRNKEVKNALWKTLGLKSREFTSPRKQ; from the coding sequence ATGGAGCCCATAACAGGTGGTAATCAAACACAGGTGATGGAATTCATCTTCCTTGGTTTTTCTGGTGCCTCAAAGGGTCATGCCTTCCTATTCCTGGTCTTCTTAGCAATCTATTTCATTACCATCATTGGGAACACCACGATAGTCACCCTGATCCAGCTGGACTCCCGCCTCCACAGCCCCATGTACTTTTTCCTCAGCCATCTCTCCTGCTTGGATGTTTGCTACTCATCCGTCACTGTCCCCAAGATCCTGGCAAACTTCGTGAGCCAGAAACCCACCATTTCGTACAACCAGTGCATGGCCCAGATGTTCTTCCTGATGACGTTTGCGGGTTCAGAGTGTGCCTTGCTGGCCGTCATGGCCTACGACCGCTATGCCGCCATTTGCCAGCCACTGCGCTACAGTCATCTCATGAGCAGCCAAGTCCGTGTCCCTCTGGCCATTTTTTCATGGCTCTGGGGCATCTTGGACTCAGCCATCCACACCGCCCTGACCACCAACCTGTCCTTCTGTGGGGCCAACCAGATTGACCACATATTTTGCGATGTTCCACCGCTCCTGAAAATCGCCTGCAGTGACACCTATGTCAATGAGATGGCCCTTCACACAGCCAGCGTCTTTGTGGGCTTGAGTCCGTTCCTACTTGTTGCCATCTCGTACATCTACATCCTGTCCGCCATCTTGCGGATTCGCTCCAACATGGGCCGGCGCAAGGCCTTTTCCACATGTGCTTCCCATGTGGTGGTGGTCATCATCTACTTTGGGATGGCCAACGTGAATTACAACCGTCCCAGTGCTGGCTACTCCTTGGAACTCGACACCCTGATCTCCACACTGTATTGTATCATCACACCCATGCTGAACCCGCTCATCTACAGCTTCCGCAACAAGGAGGTGAAGAACGCCCtgtggaagacactaggtctgaAGAGTAGGGAATTTACTTCCCCAAGGAAGcagtga